One Helicobacter pylori NQ4053 genomic region harbors:
- the acpS gene encoding holo-ACP synthase, giving the protein MIGVDIVSIARVEKCVKRFEMRFLERFLSPSEIVLCKDKFSSIAGFFALKEACSKALQVGIGKELSFLDIRISKSPKNAPLITLSKEKMDYFNIQSLSASISHDAGFAIAVVMVSSSN; this is encoded by the coding sequence ATGATTGGCGTAGATATTGTCTCTATTGCTAGGGTAGAAAAGTGCGTGAAACGCTTTGAAATGAGGTTTTTAGAGCGTTTTTTATCGCCAAGTGAGATTGTTTTATGCAAGGATAAATTTAGCAGTATCGCCGGGTTTTTCGCGCTTAAAGAGGCTTGCTCTAAAGCCCTTCAAGTAGGCATTGGTAAGGAATTGAGCTTTTTGGATATACGCATTTCTAAAAGCCCTAAAAACGCCCCCTTAATCACCCTTTCTAAAGAAAAAATGGACTATTTTAACATCCAAAGCTTGAGCGCGAGCATCAGCCATGACGCTGGTTTTGCGATAGCGGTTGTGATGGTTTCTTCGTCAAATTGA
- the fliL gene encoding flagellar basal body-associated protein FliL, which yields MAEEQENTAQQPPKKSKALLFVIIGSVLVMLLLVGVIIMLLMGNKEESKENASKNTQEVQANPMANKNQEAKEGSNIQQYLVLGPLYAIDAPFAVNLVSQNGRRYLKASISLELSNEKLLNEVKVKDTAIKDTIIEILSSKSVEEVVTNKGKNKLKDEIKSHLNSFLIDGFIKNVFFTDFIIQ from the coding sequence ATGGCAGAAGAACAAGAAAATACCGCGCAACAACCCCCAAAAAAAAGCAAAGCCCTTTTATTTGTCATTATTGGAAGCGTGCTAGTGATGCTTTTATTGGTAGGGGTGATTATCATGCTGCTTATGGGGAATAAGGAAGAATCTAAAGAAAACGCTTCTAAAAACACTCAAGAAGTTCAAGCTAATCCTATGGCGAACAAAAATCAAGAGGCCAAAGAAGGCTCTAATATCCAGCAATACCTGGTGCTTGGGCCTTTGTATGCGATTGATGCGCCTTTTGCGGTGAATTTGGTCTCTCAAAATGGCAGACGCTACCTTAAGGCTTCTATTTCGTTAGAATTGAGTAATGAAAAGCTTTTAAATGAAGTCAAGGTTAAAGACACAGCGATTAAAGACACGATTATAGAAATTCTATCGTCTAAAAGCGTGGAAGAAGTGGTTACTAATAAAGGTAAAAACAAGCTTAAAGATGAAATTAAGAGCCATTTGAATTCGTTCTTGATTGATGGCTTTATTAAAAATGTCTTTTTCACTGATTTCATTATCCAATAG
- the rsmD gene encoding 16S rRNA (guanine(966)-N(2))-methyltransferase RsmD yields the protein MPNHQPVKKFKIIGGACKGLGLNLPNVSSTRPTKAIVRESFFNTLQAEIIGAHFIEVFSGSASMGLEALSRGAKSTVFFEQNKDAYKTLLENISLFKNRLKKEIEIQTFLDDAFKLLPALCLKNGVLNIIYLDPPFETSGFLGVYEKCFQALERLLKRFDPKNLLVVFEHESTHEMPKSLATLAIIKQKKFGKTTLTYFQ from the coding sequence ATGCCAAATCATCAGCCAGTAAAAAAATTTAAGATTATTGGGGGGGCTTGTAAGGGATTGGGATTGAATTTGCCTAACGTTTCTAGCACGCGCCCCACCAAAGCGATCGTAAGAGAGTCGTTTTTTAACACCTTGCAAGCAGAAATTATAGGAGCGCATTTTATAGAAGTGTTTTCAGGCAGCGCTTCTATGGGTTTGGAGGCGTTGAGTAGGGGGGCTAAAAGCACGGTGTTTTTTGAGCAAAATAAAGACGCTTATAAAACGCTTTTAGAAAATATTTCCCTTTTTAAAAACCGCTTGAAAAAGGAAATTGAAATCCAAACCTTTTTAGATGACGCTTTCAAGCTTTTGCCCGCTCTGTGTTTAAAAAATGGCGTTTTGAATATTATTTATTTAGATCCTCCTTTTGAAACAAGCGGGTTTTTAGGGGTTTATGAAAAATGTTTTCAAGCTTTAGAAAGGTTATTGAAACGCTTTGATCCAAAAAATCTTTTAGTGGTTTTTGAGCATGAAAGCACGCATGAGATGCCTAAAAGTCTCGCAACTTTAGCTATAATCAAACAGAAAAAATTTGGGAAAACCACTTTAACTTATTTTCAATAG
- a CDS encoding class I SAM-dependent methyltransferase encodes MRSFGNYMQEWLYGEKGYYRKALIGPKGDFYTSVSLSKFFGGAVAFYIIKLLEEEKLFLPLKIVEIGSHHGHFLSDIASFLNALSVGVMEKCEFVSCEPLKELQKLQRTIFKQATQLDLMICDLKDLDFKGNKSVFVVSNELFDAFACEIIKDNQMLFITHDHQGVWGGIDEPTKELLKNLNLKEGCVPLFLEAFIKNLLEKLNEASSWVFLSFDYGDEMERKDMHLRAFKNHQALDFKDILNHLASLYQQSDLTYDVNFSLVRFLFEKHDVRFSFFKSQANALLDMGLMGLLETFSKSVSYERYLKEAAKIKPLISPGGLGERFKALEFVKK; translated from the coding sequence GTGCGATCGTTTGGGAACTACATGCAAGAGTGGCTTTATGGAGAAAAGGGGTATTACAGAAAGGCGCTAATCGGTCCAAAAGGGGATTTTTACACTTCGGTGTCTTTGAGTAAGTTTTTTGGGGGCGCTGTTGCGTTTTATATCATCAAGCTTTTAGAAGAAGAAAAATTATTTTTGCCTTTAAAAATTGTAGAAATTGGCTCTCATCATGGGCATTTTTTGAGCGATATAGCCAGTTTTTTAAACGCTTTGAGCGTGGGCGTAATGGAAAAATGCGAGTTTGTCAGCTGCGAACCTTTAAAGGAATTGCAAAAACTCCAACGAACCATTTTCAAACAAGCCACGCAATTGGATCTGATGATCTGCGATCTGAAAGATCTAGATTTCAAGGGGAATAAAAGCGTGTTTGTTGTCTCTAACGAATTGTTTGACGCGTTCGCTTGCGAGATCATTAAAGACAATCAAATGCTTTTTATCACCCATGATCATCAGGGTGTTTGGGGCGGTATTGATGAACCCACTAAAGAACTTCTTAAAAATTTGAATTTAAAAGAAGGGTGTGTGCCGTTATTTTTAGAGGCTTTTATTAAAAATTTGTTAGAAAAATTGAACGAGGCTTCTTCTTGGGTGTTTTTGAGCTTTGATTATGGCGATGAAATGGAGCGAAAAGACATGCATTTAAGGGCCTTTAAAAACCACCAAGCGCTGGATTTTAAGGATATTTTAAACCATCTAGCTTCTTTGTATCAGCAAAGCGATTTGACTTATGATGTCAATTTTTCTTTAGTGCGCTTTTTGTTTGAAAAACACGATGTGCGATTTTCATTCTTTAAATCGCAGGCTAACGCTTTATTGGATATGGGGCTTATGGGATTGTTGGAAACGTTTTCAAAGAGCGTGAGTTATGAAAGGTATTTGAAAGAAGCGGCTAAAATCAAGCCCCTAATTAGCCCTGGGGGTTTGGGGGAGCGTTTCAAAGCGTTAGAGTTCGTGAAAAAATAA
- a CDS encoding MBL fold metallo-hydrolase encodes MKILRRECGAVEENAYIVKLSSGIDFIIDPGFSSSEWVLENAKNPKAILITHGHYDHVWDSAQLSKALKDTPIYAPKDDVFMLENDIFHLGMPVFSPNFSVPCNKSCTTLEIANTTIKYWHFPGHTPGCSIIEIEGVIFSGDFIFYRSIGRYDFPYSNEKDMKESLLRFQNLDFSKDIEIYPGHGDKTSFFAEREHSKIWVSRMA; translated from the coding sequence GTGAAAATTTTAAGGCGAGAGTGTGGGGCAGTGGAAGAAAACGCTTATATTGTGAAGCTTTCTAGTGGGATAGATTTTATTATCGATCCCGGATTTTCTAGCAGCGAATGGGTGTTGGAAAACGCCAAAAACCCTAAGGCGATTTTAATCACGCATGGGCATTATGATCATGTATGGGATAGCGCTCAATTGTCAAAAGCCCTTAAAGACACCCCCATTTACGCCCCAAAAGACGATGTGTTCATGTTAGAAAATGATATTTTCCATTTGGGCATGCCGGTTTTTAGCCCCAATTTTAGCGTGCCTTGCAATAAGAGTTGCACCACTTTAGAGATAGCAAACACCACCATTAAATACTGGCATTTTCCCGGACACACGCCCGGTTGCTCTATCATAGAAATTGAAGGGGTGATTTTTAGCGGGGATTTTATCTTTTATCGCAGCATTGGCCGTTACGATTTCCCTTATTCTAATGAAAAAGACATGAAAGAGTCCCTGTTAAGGTTTCAAAATTTAGATTTTTCTAAAGACATAGAGATTTATCCAGGGCATGGGGATAAGACGAGTTTTTTTGCTGAAAGAGAGCATTCTAAAATTTGGGTTTCAAGGATGGCTTAA
- a CDS encoding HesA/MoeB/ThiF family protein yields the protein MLSRLEKERYLCHIMLEDVGEEGQLKLLKSSVLVIGAGGLGSAVLMYLCAAGIGKIGIVDFDVVDVSNLQRQIIHSQDFLNHSKTSSAKARLKQLNAGIEIETFEERFKAHNALPLIEPYDFIIDATDNFNAKFLINDACVLAQKPYSHAGVLKYRGQSMSVLPHSACLACVFDKPPKKGLNPISGLFGVLPGVLGCIQASECLKYFLGFETLLINTLLIADIKTMDFKKIQAPKNPECRVCGTHKITHLQDYEI from the coding sequence TTGTTAAGCCGGCTAGAAAAAGAGCGTTATTTGTGCCATATCATGCTAGAAGATGTGGGCGAAGAAGGCCAATTGAAGCTTTTAAAATCTAGCGTTTTAGTCATTGGAGCCGGAGGGCTTGGATCAGCGGTTTTGATGTATCTGTGCGCTGCTGGGATAGGAAAAATAGGCATTGTGGATTTTGATGTGGTAGATGTGAGTAATTTGCAACGCCAAATTATCCATTCACAGGATTTTTTAAACCATTCTAAAACCTCTAGCGCGAAAGCCCGCTTAAAGCAACTCAATGCTGGTATTGAAATAGAAACCTTTGAAGAACGCTTTAAGGCCCATAACGCTCTTCCTCTCATAGAGCCTTACGATTTTATCATAGACGCTACAGACAATTTTAACGCTAAATTTTTGATCAATGACGCTTGCGTGTTGGCCCAAAAACCCTATTCGCATGCCGGGGTTTTAAAATACAGGGGGCAAAGCATGAGCGTTTTACCACATAGCGCATGCTTAGCGTGCGTTTTTGATAAGCCCCCTAAAAAGGGATTAAATCCTATTTCAGGGCTTTTTGGGGTCTTACCTGGGGTTTTAGGGTGTATCCAAGCGAGCGAATGCCTTAAATATTTTTTAGGGTTTGAAACTTTACTTATAAATACTTTACTTATAGCCGATATTAAAACGATGGATTTTAAAAAAATTCAAGCACCCAAAAACCCTGAATGTAGGGTTTGTGGCACGCATAAAATCACGCATTTACAGGATTATGAAATTTAG
- the motA gene encoding flagellar motor stator protein MotA, with protein MDLSTILGLVLAVASISLGDILEDGNPLHIIHLSSVIIIVPTSLFAAMTGTHARYVKAAYKEIKIVFLNPKINLNETIKNLVELATLARKDGVLSLEGRVAQIEDDFTRNGLSMIIDGKDLKSVKESLEISIEEMEEYYHGAAHYWETAGETAPTMGLVGAVMGLMLALQKLDNPAEMAAGIAGAFTATVTGIMCSYAIFGPFGHKLKAKSKDIIKEKTVLLEGILGIANGENPRDLENKLLNYIAPGEPKKSQFEG; from the coding sequence TTGGATCTATCAACCATATTAGGCTTGGTATTGGCGGTCGCTTCTATTTCGTTAGGCGATATTTTAGAAGATGGTAACCCGTTGCACATTATCCATTTGAGTTCAGTCATTATCATCGTGCCTACTTCGCTTTTTGCCGCCATGACAGGCACGCATGCTCGTTACGTGAAAGCCGCTTACAAAGAGATAAAAATTGTTTTTTTAAACCCTAAAATCAATTTGAACGAAACCATTAAAAATTTAGTGGAATTAGCCACTTTAGCCAGAAAAGATGGGGTGTTGAGTTTAGAGGGGCGAGTGGCGCAAATTGAAGACGATTTCACCCGTAACGGCTTGTCTATGATCATAGATGGCAAGGATTTAAAATCCGTTAAGGAAAGCTTAGAAATCAGCATTGAAGAAATGGAAGAGTATTACCACGGCGCCGCTCATTACTGGGAGACTGCCGGTGAGACCGCTCCTACTATGGGGTTAGTGGGGGCGGTTATGGGGCTTATGTTGGCCTTGCAAAAACTAGACAACCCGGCTGAAATGGCAGCAGGGATCGCTGGGGCTTTTACGGCTACTGTTACAGGGATTATGTGTTCTTATGCAATTTTTGGCCCTTTTGGGCATAAGCTTAAGGCTAAATCTAAAGACATTATCAAAGAAAAAACCGTTCTTTTAGAGGGGATTTTAGGCATCGCTAATGGGGAAAATCCAAGGGATTTAGAAAACAAACTCTTAAACTATATCGCTCCCGGTGAGCCTAAAAAATCTCAATTTGAGGGCTAA
- the motB gene encoding flagellar motor protein MotB, with protein sequence MAKKNKPTECPAGEKWAVPYADFLSLLLALFIALYAISAVNKSKVEALKTEFIKIFNYAPKPEAMQPVVVIPPDSGKEEEQMASESSKPASQNTETKATIARKGEGSVLEQIDQGSVLKLPSSLLFENATSDAINQDMMLYIERIAKIIQKLPKRVHINVRGFTDNTPLTKTRFKSHYELAANRAYRVMKVLIQYGVDPNQLSFSSYGSTNPIAPNDSLENRMKNNRVEIFFSTDANDLSKIHSILDEEFNPHKQQE encoded by the coding sequence ATGGCTAAGAAAAACAAACCCACCGAATGCCCCGCTGGCGAAAAATGGGCGGTTCCTTATGCGGACTTTTTGTCGTTGTTGCTCGCGCTTTTTATCGCTCTTTATGCCATTTCAGCGGTCAATAAATCCAAAGTGGAAGCCTTAAAAACCGAATTTATTAAGATTTTTAATTACGCCCCCAAGCCAGAGGCGATGCAGCCGGTTGTAGTGATCCCCCCTGATTCAGGAAAAGAAGAAGAGCAAATGGCGAGCGAAAGCTCCAAACCGGCTTCGCAAAATACCGAAACAAAAGCCACTATCGCTCGCAAAGGCGAAGGCAGTGTTTTAGAGCAAATTGATCAAGGCTCTGTTTTAAAACTCCCCTCTAGTTTGTTGTTTGAAAACGCTACATCAGACGCTATCAATCAAGACATGATGCTCTATATTGAACGGATCGCTAAAATCATTCAAAAACTCCCTAAAAGGGTGCATATTAATGTGAGAGGTTTTACAGACAACACGCCTTTAACTAAAACCCGTTTTAAAAGCCATTATGAATTAGCCGCCAATCGCGCTTATAGGGTGATGAAAGTCCTTATACAATACGGCGTGGATCCTAACCAATTGTCTTTTTCTTCTTATGGCTCTACCAACCCTATCGCACCTAATGATTCCCTAGAAAACAGAATGAAAAACAATCGTGTGGAAATCTTTTTTTCAACCGATGCGAACGATTTGAGCAAGATCCATTCTATTTTAGATGAAGAATTCAATCCCCACAAACAGCAAGAATGA
- a CDS encoding glycine betaine ABC transporter substrate-binding protein, with amino-acid sequence MLGMGVFKQLIKELYEWLLHFVDVATQHLVAIVLKISVVKYLIKEFHDRFIYFIDLIAQHFIIVALSSFLVLVFGVLIGVFVFYNSKARAFLLPVVNFLYTIPSLALFALFIPVIGVGLKNALLVLVLYGLLPIVHSTYNALKEVREEVIKAAIGLGCNPKELFFRVHFLLAIPQILAGLRIAVVMLVAMAGIGALIGAGGLGQAIFRGLNTQNTTLLVAGSLIIALFSVLADKFVSVFQHENALQRLFSQNATQKQKRRVYLNLAVFLFLLLASALWLIPRNAIEEKPLVVATKPNSEQYILGEILSLLLEKHHIPIKRAFGIGGGTMNIHPALIRGDFDLYVEYTGTAWVNTLKNPLTQKVDFETIKKRYEKEFNLLWVGLLGFNNTYSLAISKEDAQKYAIETFSDLAFHSPNFDFGAEFDFFEREDAFKGLVKAYRFHFRSLHEMDINLRYKSFESHKINALDVFTTDAQIKELDLKVLRDDKGFFPNYQAGIVIRKETIKKYPEALEILEKLDSKISDETMQDLNYQVEVLKKSPKIVAKDFLERLGL; translated from the coding sequence ATGCTAGGCATGGGCGTTTTTAAACAATTGATCAAAGAATTGTATGAATGGTTGCTCCATTTTGTAGATGTGGCTACGCAGCATTTAGTTGCCATAGTATTAAAAATAAGCGTGGTAAAATATTTGATAAAAGAATTTCATGATCGCTTCATTTATTTTATAGACTTGATCGCGCAGCATTTTATCATCGTTGCGCTTTCTAGTTTTCTCGTGTTGGTGTTTGGGGTTTTGATTGGGGTTTTTGTGTTTTATAACTCAAAGGCTAGGGCTTTTTTGCTCCCTGTGGTGAATTTTCTCTACACCATCCCATCGCTGGCGTTATTCGCGTTATTCATTCCTGTGATTGGGGTGGGGTTAAAAAACGCGCTTTTAGTGTTGGTCTTATACGGCTTATTACCCATTGTCCATAGCACTTATAACGCTTTAAAAGAAGTGCGAGAAGAGGTCATTAAGGCCGCTATTGGGCTAGGGTGTAACCCCAAAGAGTTGTTTTTTAGGGTGCACTTCTTGCTCGCTATCCCCCAAATTTTAGCGGGCTTAAGGATTGCGGTGGTGATGTTAGTGGCGATGGCTGGGATTGGGGCGCTCATTGGGGCTGGGGGTTTGGGGCAGGCGATTTTTAGAGGGCTAAACACGCAAAACACCACGCTTTTAGTGGCGGGCAGTTTGATCATAGCTCTTTTTAGTGTTTTAGCGGATAAATTTGTGAGCGTCTTTCAGCATGAAAACGCCTTGCAACGCCTATTTTCTCAAAACGCCACCCAAAAACAAAAAAGAAGAGTTTATCTTAATTTAGCGGTGTTTCTTTTTTTATTGCTAGCGAGCGCTTTATGGCTCATTCCTAGAAACGCCATAGAAGAAAAGCCCTTAGTCGTGGCGACAAAACCTAACAGCGAGCAGTATATTTTGGGCGAAATTTTAAGCCTTTTGTTAGAAAAACACCACATTCCTATCAAGCGGGCGTTTGGCATTGGTGGGGGGACGATGAATATCCATCCGGCATTGATTAGGGGCGATTTTGATTTGTATGTGGAATATACCGGCACCGCTTGGGTGAACACGCTCAAAAACCCTTTGACTCAAAAAGTGGATTTTGAAACGATTAAAAAGCGTTATGAGAAGGAATTTAATCTTTTGTGGGTGGGGCTTTTGGGCTTTAATAACACCTATTCTTTAGCGATTTCTAAAGAAGACGCTCAAAAATACGCGATTGAAACTTTCAGCGATTTAGCCTTTCATAGCCCCAATTTTGATTTTGGAGCGGAGTTTGACTTTTTTGAAAGAGAGGACGCTTTTAAGGGCTTAGTGAAAGCTTACCGCTTTCATTTTAGAAGTTTGCATGAAATGGATATTAATTTGCGTTATAAAAGTTTTGAATCCCATAAAATCAACGCTTTAGATGTCTTCACCACAGACGCTCAAATCAAAGAATTGGATTTAAAGGTGCTTAGGGACGATAAAGGGTTTTTCCCTAATTATCAGGCCGGTATTGTTATAAGAAAAGAAACTATAAAAAAGTATCCTGAAGCACTAGAAATCTTAGAAAAATTGGATTCAAAAATTAGCGATGAGACGATGCAGGATTTAAACTATCAGGTGGAAGTGTTGAAAAAAAGCCCTAAAATCGTAGCTAAAGATTTTTTAGAAAGATTAGGGTTATAA
- a CDS encoding ATP-binding cassette domain-containing protein — MKEIVTIENVSFNYHNRTIFKDFNLSIEKGDFLCVLGESGSGKSTLLGLILGLLKPNLGSVKIFNETLSNNAFLRQKIGYIAQGNSLFSHLNALQNMTFCLNLQGINKQAAQKEAKALALKMGLEESLMDKFPNELSGGQAQRVGIIRGIIHRPELILLDEPFSALDSFNRKNLQDLIKEIHQNSCATFIMVTHDEEEAQKLATKTLEIKALK; from the coding sequence ATGAAAGAAATCGTTACAATAGAGAATGTGTCTTTTAACTACCACAATCGCACTATTTTTAAGGATTTTAATTTAAGCATTGAAAAAGGGGATTTTTTATGCGTTTTAGGGGAGAGCGGGAGCGGTAAAAGCACGCTTTTAGGCTTGATTTTAGGGCTTTTAAAACCTAATCTTGGGAGCGTTAAAATCTTTAATGAGACCCTTTCAAACAACGCTTTTTTACGCCAAAAAATAGGCTATATCGCTCAAGGCAATTCCTTATTTTCTCATTTAAACGCTCTACAGAACATGACTTTTTGCCTTAATTTACAAGGCATAAACAAACAAGCCGCTCAAAAAGAGGCCAAAGCCTTAGCGTTAAAAATGGGGTTAGAGGAGAGCCTTATGGATAAATTCCCCAATGAATTGAGTGGGGGGCAAGCCCAAAGAGTGGGCATTATTAGGGGGATTATCCACAGGCCAGAACTCATTTTATTAGACGAGCCTTTTAGCGCTTTAGATAGTTTTAATCGTAAGAATTTGCAAGATCTCATCAAAGAGATACACCAAAATTCTTGCGCTACTTTCATTATGGTAACGCATGATGAGGAAGAGGCGCAAAAGTTAGCCACAAAAACCCTAGAAATCAAAGCCCTTAAATAA
- the uvrC gene encoding excinuclease ABC subunit UvrC produces the protein MADLLSSLKNLPNSSGVYQYFDKNRQLLYIGKAKNLKKRIKSYFSIRNNEITPNPRASLRIQMMVKQIAFLETILVENEQDALILENSLIKQLKPKYNILLRDDKTYPYIYMDFSTDFPIPLITRKILKQPGVKYFGPFTSGAKDILDSLYELLPLVQKKNCIKDKKACMFYQIERCKAPCEDKITKEEYSKIAKECLEMIENKDRLIKELELKMECLSNNLRFEEALIYRDRIAKIQKIAPFTCMDLAKLYDLDIFAFYGASNKAVLVKMFMRGGKIISSAFEKIHSLNGFDTDEAMKQAIINHYQSHLPLMPEQILLSACSNETLKELQEFISHQYSKKIALSIPKKGDKLALIEIAMKNAQEIFSQEKTSNEDLILEEARSLFNLECVPYRVEIFDTSHHSNSQCVGGMVVYENNAFQKDSYRRYHLKGSNEYDQMSELLTRRALDFAKEPPPNLWVIDGGRAQLNIALEILKSSGSFVEVIAISKEKRDSKAYRSKGGAKDIIHTPSNTFKLLPSDKRLQWVQKLRDESHRYAINFHRSTKLKNMKQIALLKEKGIGEASVKKLLDYFGSFEAIEKASEQEKNAVLKKRI, from the coding sequence ATGGCTGATTTATTGTCCAGTTTGAAAAACCTTCCTAATAGCAGTGGCGTGTATCAATATTTTGATAAAAACCGCCAATTACTCTATATCGGTAAAGCGAAAAACTTAAAAAAGCGCATCAAAAGCTATTTTTCCATCCGTAATAATGAAATCACGCCCAATCCTCGTGCAAGCTTACGCATCCAAATGATGGTCAAACAAATCGCTTTTTTAGAAACCATTTTAGTGGAAAACGAGCAAGACGCTTTGATTTTGGAAAATTCTTTAATCAAGCAGCTCAAGCCCAAATACAACATTCTTTTAAGAGACGATAAAACTTACCCTTATATTTACATGGATTTTTCTACTGATTTCCCTATCCCTTTAATCACACGAAAAATTTTAAAACAGCCTGGCGTTAAATATTTTGGCCCTTTTACGAGCGGGGCTAAGGATATTTTAGACAGCTTGTATGAATTGCTCCCGTTGGTTCAAAAGAAAAATTGCATCAAAGATAAAAAGGCATGCATGTTTTATCAAATAGAGCGTTGCAAAGCCCCATGCGAGGATAAAATCACCAAAGAAGAGTATTCAAAAATCGCTAAAGAATGTTTAGAAATGATTGAAAATAAAGACAGGCTCATCAAAGAGCTTGAATTGAAAATGGAGTGCCTTTCTAACAATTTGCGTTTTGAAGAAGCCCTAATTTACAGAGACAGAATTGCAAAAATCCAAAAAATCGCCCCCTTCACTTGCATGGATTTAGCCAAACTCTACGATTTGGATATTTTTGCTTTTTATGGCGCAAGCAATAAGGCGGTGTTAGTGAAAATGTTTATGCGTGGGGGTAAAATCATTTCTTCTGCGTTTGAAAAAATCCACTCCCTTAATGGGTTTGACACCGATGAAGCGATGAAACAAGCCATTATCAACCATTACCAATCGCATTTGCCTTTGATGCCTGAACAGATCTTATTGAGTGCTTGCTCTAATGAAACGCTTAAAGAATTGCAAGAATTTATCTCCCATCAATACTCTAAAAAAATCGCTCTTAGCATTCCTAAAAAAGGCGACAAGCTCGCTTTAATAGAAATCGCTATGAAAAACGCTCAAGAGATTTTTAGCCAAGAAAAAACCTCTAATGAAGATCTGATTTTAGAAGAAGCGCGATCGCTTTTCAATTTAGAATGCGTGCCTTATAGGGTGGAAATCTTTGACACAAGCCACCATTCAAATAGCCAATGCGTGGGGGGAATGGTCGTGTATGAAAACAATGCATTTCAAAAAGACTCTTATCGGCGCTACCATTTAAAAGGCTCTAACGAATACGATCAAATGAGCGAATTGCTCACTAGAAGGGCTTTAGACTTTGCCAAAGAGCCACCGCCTAATTTGTGGGTAATAGATGGAGGGAGGGCGCAATTAAACATCGCTTTAGAAATTTTAAAAAGCAGCGGGAGTTTTGTAGAAGTGATCGCTATTTCTAAAGAAAAAAGGGATTCTAAAGCTTATCGCTCTAAAGGGGGCGCTAAAGACATCATCCATACGCCTAGCAATACTTTTAAATTGCTCCCTAGCGACAAACGCTTGCAATGGGTGCAAAAATTGCGCGATGAAAGCCACCGGTATGCGATAAACTTCCATAGATCCACTAAACTTAAAAACATGAAACAAATCGCTCTTTTAAAAGAAAAGGGTATAGGAGAAGCCAGCGTGAAAAAATTGTTGGATTATTTTGGGAGTTTTGAAGCGATAGAAAAAGCGAGCGAGCAGGAAAAAAACGCCGTTTTAAAAAAACGAATTTAA